In a single window of the Olivibacter sp. SDN3 genome:
- a CDS encoding glucose-6-phosphate isomerase family protein, giving the protein MLQQPAITFSVDVLKGKEVITKSTYLADLTNLFKNEEARLDMPQDQLIYRVTLYKPVAEGTPGGLFFGTTIIEPGQIATEYFMTRGHFHARGDRAEYYWCIQGEGALLLMDRKRNIRAERMYPGSLHYIPAHTAHRTINTSTEPLSFGACWPADAGYDYEGIAHHGFSGRIFQVDNVPQLVKL; this is encoded by the coding sequence ATGCTTCAACAACCAGCCATAACTTTTAGCGTTGATGTTTTAAAGGGAAAAGAAGTTATTACGAAATCAACGTATTTAGCTGATCTGACCAACCTGTTTAAAAATGAAGAGGCTAGGCTCGACATGCCGCAAGACCAACTGATATATCGGGTCACTTTATATAAACCTGTGGCCGAAGGTACTCCGGGAGGTCTTTTTTTTGGAACGACGATCATAGAGCCTGGTCAGATAGCTACAGAATATTTCATGACACGGGGACATTTTCATGCTAGGGGTGACCGAGCGGAATACTATTGGTGTATTCAAGGGGAAGGCGCATTGCTACTGATGGATCGTAAGCGAAATATCCGGGCGGAACGGATGTACCCGGGAAGTTTACACTATATCCCAGCGCATACGGCTCACCGAACCATCAACACTTCTACCGAACCGTTGAGTTTTGGTGCCTGTTGGCCAGCAGATGCCGGTTATGATTACGAGGGGATCGCTCATCATGGTTTCTCAGGCAGAATCTTCCAAGTAGACAATGTTCCACAATTGGTTAAGCTTTAA
- a CDS encoding sugar porter family MFS transporter has protein sequence MATTKQESTRVTGICITAAIGGFLFGFDTAVISGTITPIHTQFGMSPTMEGWFVSSGLVGAIIGVLTSAISSKKWGGKKMLLLASFLFLLSSIGCGWADSANKLALYRLIGGIGVGIASVVAPMFIAEFAPAGARGRLIAYYQLAITLGILMAYFSNAWLLAMSTSIPDGTGVFHWLFKEEVWRSMFLVMGLPAIVFFLLILRVPESPRWLIANDKLQKARSVLNKLYPDTTADALYQSITATHAQRRRAKMTVRTPSMRTPLLIGIALCILQQFSGINAIIYYGPKIFNTAGLTTNNALQAQVIIGFVNVAFTWIAIKQADRIGRKPLLIIGLLGMISALIMTGYCFHTNQTNNWLLLLMLVLFIACFALSVGPITWILINEIFPNEIRMKAVACCTFFLWLSVWIVGQFFPWLVQRVGPAFTFWMFAAFSTINLFICIRLLIETKGKSLEETGDTYMHTH, from the coding sequence ATGGCCACTACTAAACAAGAATCCACCCGTGTAACGGGTATTTGTATAACGGCTGCTATAGGGGGTTTTTTATTTGGTTTCGACACGGCAGTCATTTCGGGAACGATAACACCTATACATACGCAGTTCGGGATGAGTCCAACGATGGAAGGCTGGTTTGTAAGTAGCGGTCTGGTAGGAGCAATCATTGGCGTGCTAACTTCTGCGATCTCAAGCAAAAAATGGGGAGGGAAAAAGATGCTGTTGTTGGCCAGCTTCTTGTTTCTTTTATCGAGCATTGGCTGTGGCTGGGCAGACTCCGCCAACAAACTTGCGCTATACCGCTTAATCGGAGGTATTGGTGTTGGTATTGCCTCTGTAGTCGCACCGATGTTCATCGCTGAGTTTGCACCTGCCGGAGCCCGAGGTCGCTTAATTGCTTATTACCAGCTCGCTATCACACTAGGTATCCTTATGGCCTATTTCTCCAATGCATGGCTTTTAGCAATGTCTACATCAATACCGGATGGCACAGGTGTCTTTCATTGGTTATTTAAAGAAGAAGTATGGCGAAGTATGTTCTTGGTTATGGGCTTACCGGCTATTGTCTTTTTTCTCTTGATTCTACGGGTACCGGAAAGTCCCCGTTGGCTCATCGCGAACGATAAGTTACAAAAAGCACGTTCCGTTTTAAACAAATTATATCCAGATACTACCGCTGATGCCTTGTACCAAAGCATCACAGCTACGCACGCGCAAAGACGAAGAGCTAAAATGACGGTTCGTACCCCCTCCATGCGTACACCGCTGTTGATCGGTATTGCCCTGTGTATCCTACAGCAGTTCAGCGGAATTAATGCAATTATCTATTATGGACCTAAAATTTTCAATACAGCTGGACTTACAACGAATAATGCTTTACAGGCACAGGTGATTATTGGGTTCGTTAATGTTGCTTTTACCTGGATAGCAATTAAGCAAGCTGACCGCATTGGCCGAAAGCCGCTGCTCATCATTGGTCTATTGGGAATGATTTCGGCTTTGATAATGACGGGTTACTGCTTCCACACAAACCAAACAAACAATTGGCTATTATTGCTGATGCTCGTATTATTTATTGCCTGCTTTGCTTTGTCTGTAGGTCCGATAACCTGGATATTGATCAATGAAATTTTCCCGAACGAAATACGCATGAAGGCCGTAGCTTGCTGTACCTTTTTTCTCTGGTTGTCTGTATGGATCGTAGGCCAATTCTTCCCTTGGCTTGTCCAGCGTGTCGGCCCGGCTTTTACTTTTTGGATGTTTGCCGCATTTAGTACCATTAATCTATTTATCTGTATCAGACTATTAATCGAAACTAAAGGAAAATCCTTAGAAGAAACCGGAGACACCTATATGCATACACATTAA
- a CDS encoding 3-hydroxyacyl-CoA dehydrogenase family protein codes for MTSIKEQVTVEQIQIGIVGLGLMGCSIVVSLLKAGHPVVAIAPVKGEEITAAKRIYEHLEYAKYDGLLDASIDSYLGKLMISTDYNTLGKCALVVECVIEREDIKQIVYDKVASIVAKDTIIASNTSAIPISRLQQYIAVPERFLGVHWAEPAYTTRFLEITCGQKTSLAVAEWVYQLAGSWDKEPTLLQKDIRGFITNRLMYAVYREALHLVATDATCFEDADKAFRYDLGSWITLMGLFRRMDFLGLQDYALIFEQLFPLLYNGEEVPGVMERMVDLGAKGVQNLRGFYSYDESQAKAWIKAFHAFNQTIYQQAAQYPESRLEHVLASNTYDG; via the coding sequence ATGACTAGTATAAAAGAGCAGGTAACTGTTGAGCAAATACAGATAGGTATAGTGGGATTAGGTTTAATGGGCTGTAGCATCGTGGTTTCATTATTAAAAGCGGGTCATCCGGTAGTTGCTATTGCTCCGGTGAAGGGCGAAGAAATAACCGCAGCCAAGCGTATCTATGAGCATTTGGAATACGCCAAATATGACGGTTTATTGGATGCGTCGATCGATTCTTATTTAGGGAAGCTGATGATCTCTACAGATTACAACACATTGGGGAAATGCGCTTTAGTAGTAGAGTGTGTAATAGAGCGAGAAGATATTAAGCAAATAGTATACGATAAGGTAGCGTCAATTGTCGCCAAAGATACCATCATTGCCTCCAATACTTCAGCAATTCCTATTAGTCGCCTTCAGCAATATATTGCCGTTCCTGAGCGGTTTTTGGGAGTACATTGGGCAGAGCCAGCCTATACTACTCGTTTCTTGGAAATTACCTGTGGGCAAAAAACGTCTTTAGCAGTGGCTGAATGGGTTTATCAACTGGCCGGAAGTTGGGATAAGGAACCTACGTTATTGCAGAAAGATATCAGAGGTTTTATAACCAATCGACTCATGTATGCTGTTTATCGCGAGGCTTTGCATTTAGTGGCAACTGATGCGACCTGCTTTGAAGATGCCGATAAGGCGTTTCGGTATGATTTGGGTTCATGGATTACCTTAATGGGCCTTTTTCGCCGGATGGATTTCTTGGGCTTGCAAGATTACGCTTTAATTTTCGAACAACTTTTTCCGCTACTATATAATGGAGAGGAGGTGCCTGGGGTGATGGAGCGGATGGTGGATTTAGGCGCCAAGGGCGTGCAGAATCTCCGTGGGTTTTATTCCTATGACGAAAGTCAAGCAAAAGCTTGGATAAAAGCTTTTCATGCATTCAACCAAACCATATATCAACAAGCGGCACAGTATCCAGAAAGCAGACTGGAACATGTGCTGGCCAGTAATACCTATGATGGATAA
- a CDS encoding phosphomannose isomerase type II C-terminal cupin domain encodes MDTSKEKHVKPPVRFVERPWGSFKQFAHNEACTVSLMTVLPGQRLSLQSHRYRSELWIVLDDHALIQIGDEERTYMTGDELWIPAHSKHRLTCRGNQPIRVLEVAFGNWQQDDITRYADDYKR; translated from the coding sequence ATGGATACATCAAAAGAAAAACACGTAAAACCACCGGTAAGGTTTGTTGAAAGACCATGGGGATCTTTTAAACAATTTGCCCATAATGAAGCATGCACCGTGAGTTTAATGACAGTGTTGCCTGGTCAACGACTAAGCTTACAATCACACCGCTACCGCAGTGAATTATGGATTGTTCTGGATGATCATGCCTTAATTCAGATAGGCGATGAAGAGCGAACGTACATGACCGGTGACGAGCTATGGATTCCTGCCCATTCAAAACACCGACTTACCTGCCGGGGCAACCAGCCTATCCGGGTGTTGGAGGTTGCCTTTGGTAATTGGCAACAGGATGATATTACGCGTTATGCAGATGACTATAAGCGGTAA
- a CDS encoding RidA family protein: MKQAIHHPKRAAHFVTGAYSDGIVAGDFLFVSGQAAVDFSSSRFILGTIEEETARTMENIQAIVSAAGANMDDVVKCTVHLSDIADFDRFNEVYSTYFSDIKPARTTVQSVLDEGIKVEIDCIVKL; the protein is encoded by the coding sequence ATGAAACAAGCCATACATCACCCTAAACGCGCAGCGCACTTTGTAACGGGGGCTTACTCCGATGGTATCGTTGCAGGAGATTTTTTGTTCGTTAGCGGACAGGCCGCAGTTGACTTTTCAAGCTCTCGCTTCATATTAGGAACCATTGAAGAAGAAACAGCACGCACAATGGAAAATATACAAGCAATAGTTTCGGCAGCGGGGGCAAACATGGACGATGTGGTGAAGTGTACCGTTCATTTAAGTGATATTGCTGATTTTGATAGATTCAATGAGGTATACAGTACTTATTTTTCTGATATAAAACCTGCACGGACCACCGTTCAATCGGTATTGGATGAAGGCATAAAAGTAGAAATCGATTGCATCGTCAAACTATAA
- a CDS encoding RagB/SusD family nutrient uptake outer membrane protein, whose product MTNQKVLLLFFSLSSLWLTACSDRQLEVIPRDRLSDATIWTDAGTADLFLNDIYNNLPDGNNWEDPFENYSDNSMSGFSWASSRNLEQESSYTPAVYPAGTLNIYWDTNYGHIRKCNVFIDKVTSAELPEEYKSARIAEARFLRAYFYHILWMAYGGVPLITEPLDRLTQEDAIFRPRASAEETALFIIDELDAASQILQNTNELGRATKGAALTLKGWVELYYASPLYNEGNLSERWLQAAATNREVIDLGLYALYPEYGTLFLPEGNNNQEGIFFRQYFPRLKGGRETGLMGTPYTLNGGHTSWGAINPTQDLVDDYAMANGKPISDPSSGYDPQNPYANRELRFYESIVYDGSYWYNDTIYTRLGVNSPNALDLSDASDATNTAYNLRKRMNPNIPLGADNWDGATSNQHYYYFRFAEVLLSYAEAQNEAVGPDPSVYEAINSVRERNPADPYLPPLQDGLSQQEMREVIRRERRVELAFEDKRRWDMLRWKTAEQIYSEGLHAMRIERQNGQWQYTVVQAPGGRRNFSPKNYFFPIPQQVLDQNEVIRSQNGGPDNLSNGQNPGY is encoded by the coding sequence ATGACCAATCAAAAAGTCCTTTTGCTTTTCTTCAGCCTATCTAGTCTTTGGCTCACTGCCTGTAGTGACAGGCAGTTGGAAGTTATACCGCGGGATCGCTTATCAGACGCCACCATATGGACAGACGCCGGCACGGCCGACCTCTTCCTCAATGATATTTACAATAACTTACCCGACGGCAACAATTGGGAAGACCCCTTTGAAAATTATAGCGACAACTCCATGTCGGGCTTTAGCTGGGCTTCTTCCCGAAACCTCGAGCAGGAATCTTCCTACACCCCAGCCGTATATCCCGCCGGAACACTCAACATCTATTGGGATACCAATTACGGACATATCCGCAAATGCAACGTATTTATTGATAAGGTGACAAGCGCTGAATTGCCAGAAGAATACAAAAGCGCGCGTATTGCAGAAGCCAGGTTTCTTCGTGCTTATTTCTACCATATATTATGGATGGCCTATGGAGGCGTGCCGTTGATCACCGAACCCCTTGATCGTCTTACACAGGAAGATGCTATTTTCAGACCACGGGCATCAGCCGAGGAGACCGCGCTTTTCATTATCGATGAACTCGATGCTGCCTCACAGATTTTGCAGAACACCAATGAGCTGGGTAGGGCAACCAAGGGTGCCGCACTTACTTTAAAAGGTTGGGTGGAGCTCTATTATGCCAGTCCGCTCTATAATGAAGGTAACTTGTCGGAACGGTGGTTGCAAGCGGCCGCTACTAACCGGGAAGTAATTGATCTGGGCTTATATGCGCTATATCCGGAATATGGAACACTGTTCTTGCCGGAAGGAAACAATAACCAGGAAGGTATTTTTTTCAGGCAATATTTTCCTCGACTGAAAGGGGGACGGGAAACAGGCTTGATGGGCACACCTTATACGCTAAATGGAGGTCATACCAGCTGGGGGGCAATCAATCCCACGCAGGATCTGGTTGACGACTATGCCATGGCCAATGGGAAACCAATCTCCGATCCATCCTCCGGGTATGACCCCCAAAATCCATATGCCAATAGGGAGCTACGCTTTTATGAATCGATCGTTTATGACGGTTCTTATTGGTATAATGATACGATCTATACGCGTCTGGGGGTAAATAGTCCTAATGCCTTAGATTTATCTGATGCAAGTGATGCGACCAATACGGCCTATAATTTACGCAAACGGATGAATCCCAATATTCCCTTAGGCGCGGATAATTGGGATGGTGCTACAAGTAATCAACATTATTACTATTTTAGGTTCGCGGAAGTACTCCTAAGTTATGCAGAAGCCCAGAACGAAGCCGTCGGACCGGATCCTTCTGTTTATGAAGCCATAAATAGCGTGCGTGAACGGAACCCTGCAGATCCTTATTTACCGCCTTTGCAGGACGGGCTAAGCCAACAGGAAATGCGCGAGGTTATCCGAAGAGAGCGCCGAGTAGAATTGGCTTTTGAAGACAAGCGTCGGTGGGACATGCTGCGATGGAAAACCGCCGAGCAAATATATAGCGAAGGCCTGCATGCAATGCGGATCGAAAGGCAAAACGGTCAGTGGCAATATACTGTGGTGCAGGCGCCCGGGGGAAGACGAAATTTCTCCCCCAAAAATTACTTCTTTCCAATCCCGCAGCAAGTGCTCGACCAAAACGAAGTAATTCGCTCACAAAACGGAGGTCCTGACAATTTATCAAATGGACAAAACCCGGGTTATTAA
- a CDS encoding glycoside hydrolase family 172 protein: protein MKQKQRNQHDPTAAMSRRKALAAVAGFAVAPTAFTEQTAQQKAQAFLGPTPLYTVRDSVSRQFTTFDQDTKIKAAIINPGEKAILADYAHPGIITRLWLTCSGWFWENWDLSKERWPDPTILKKLILRIYWDGKDFPSVEAPIGDFFGIGHCEYKHFLSNYIGMSSGGFYSYFPMPFEKVRIEVENLHDHLSSSVFLNANYDALETLPANSGRFHCLYSAGTNPGYEPLNILEVEGRGHFVGCCLSMQSWLPNYLGYLEAPEFVYIDTKDQSKPTIVGSGLEDYFNGGWYFREGEFYGPYHGVPIKDPHRSMVSMYRFHDQDAIAFQERISFSFINPRPADQTREFKFSSAAYWYQDTASPLAKDLPHKDQLVDWYRMRDTDHQAIP from the coding sequence ATGAAGCAGAAACAGCGTAATCAACACGATCCGACAGCAGCTATGTCCCGTAGGAAAGCACTGGCGGCCGTTGCAGGTTTTGCGGTCGCGCCGACGGCGTTTACCGAGCAGACAGCACAGCAAAAGGCACAAGCATTTTTGGGGCCTACTCCCCTTTATACCGTCCGCGACAGCGTTTCCCGGCAATTCACCACATTTGATCAGGACACCAAAATAAAGGCCGCCATTATCAATCCCGGAGAGAAGGCCATATTGGCGGATTATGCACATCCGGGTATTATCACCCGATTGTGGCTGACCTGTTCGGGCTGGTTTTGGGAAAACTGGGATCTCAGCAAAGAACGGTGGCCAGACCCGACGATACTCAAGAAGCTCATCCTTCGCATTTATTGGGACGGGAAAGATTTTCCATCGGTAGAGGCCCCTATAGGCGACTTCTTCGGTATTGGCCATTGTGAATATAAACACTTCCTATCAAATTACATCGGTATGTCCAGCGGTGGATTTTATTCATATTTCCCAATGCCTTTTGAAAAAGTTCGCATTGAAGTAGAGAACTTGCACGATCACTTGTCGTCCAGTGTTTTCTTAAATGCAAATTACGATGCCTTAGAGACCTTGCCGGCCAACAGTGGTCGGTTTCATTGCCTATATAGTGCTGGTACCAATCCGGGATACGAACCTTTAAATATTCTGGAAGTGGAAGGACGCGGACATTTCGTTGGATGTTGCTTATCGATGCAAAGTTGGCTGCCAAATTATTTAGGTTACCTGGAAGCACCCGAATTTGTTTATATCGACACCAAAGATCAATCAAAACCTACTATCGTTGGGTCGGGTCTGGAAGACTATTTTAACGGCGGTTGGTACTTCAGGGAAGGTGAATTTTATGGTCCCTATCATGGTGTGCCGATCAAAGATCCGCACCGCTCGATGGTGAGCATGTACCGTTTTCATGATCAGGATGCCATTGCGTTTCAAGAGCGTATTTCTTTTTCTTTTATCAACCCAAGGCCTGCCGATCAGACAAGAGAGTTTAAATTTTCTTCCGCAGCCTATTGGTATCAGGATACCGCTAGTCCCTTAGCGAAAGATTTACCCCATAAGGATCAATTGGTTGATTGGTACCGCATGCGCGACACCGATCACCAAGCCATTCCCTAA
- a CDS encoding TonB-dependent receptor has protein sequence MKRKEPHCTNFTKYCRSIRLLCLFWIISYNNPIWANASRQDLTIQGIITDVETQQPLQGVSISVKEKNRTVTTDSLGQYTVTTAANDTLLIRFIGYVTREVPINGNTEISVALQASAENLDEVVVVGYGTQKRSSVTAAVSAVEGQDIALKPVADLSNSLGGRVPGVIFTQNSGEPGADMSSLFIRGVSTTGNTQPLVIVDGIPRDFSRLDPHSIASISVLKDAAAVAPYGMAGANGVVLVTTKQGQKGAPTLSYDAYFAWQNPTVLTKFADAYQYATLFNMANDNVGQPHRFSSYDLQMYREGSDPIRYPDHNVLRELITPNSPMTNHHLQLTGGAEKVNYYVGLNYLYQGGMWETTNMHQYNLISKIDAQATPTTKINLSINGRIEQNNYPGVESTGAGNIFSQAFRTPPIAPLVYPGGLAGEYEGRTVYGAIFNSGFRKFRDYVLLNQLTIEQQLPFIPGLSIKGVVAYDLSPTLNKIWRTPMPYYTVDTTQTPYEYREAGNDGPAKPIYSQDYAEEHAFTYQGHLNYQNTFGKHDLSGLMVFEVRNTRTSMFAASRNNYNINIPELDAGSSDPTDMSNSGSSLEAKQRSFIYRLSYNYDNRYLLETSGRYDGNYYFAPGHRFGFFPSASIGWRISEEAFFKRGLPWISDLKLRGSYGESGALAGSPFQYLSAYTLYGNSAVINGIPTQGIYETIEPNPMITWERAQKTNIGFDAAFLNNQLTFTAEYFYERRNNMLLPPQVTVPFEYGISIAQVNEGKMKNNGVELSIGGMHTFKNDLHISIQANFTYAKNELVQVFETSTTFNNPGRRVTGRPLGTKFGYQALGYFQVEEDLNGNNVIDPDEYPVRQPWGPVHPGDLKYQDTNGDGQIDEHDMVPIGYPDVPQIIYGFSPNIRYKGFDLSLLFQGAANRDFWIGDVGAWPFTNGASVPVTALDVWTPENPHATNPRVTPQPTTNNTQYSSWWLQNASYLRLKTGELGYTFSSEQLKSLKMQSARIYLSGQNILTWSKLKNFDPEISDSFGMFYPQQRVLSLGVNIKF, from the coding sequence ATGAAAAGGAAAGAACCGCATTGCACTAATTTTACCAAATATTGCCGGAGCATTCGACTACTATGCCTTTTTTGGATCATAAGCTATAATAATCCAATATGGGCCAACGCCTCAAGGCAGGATTTGACCATACAGGGAATAATTACGGACGTGGAGACCCAACAACCACTTCAGGGTGTATCCATTTCCGTTAAAGAAAAAAACAGGACGGTAACAACCGATTCTTTAGGACAATATACTGTGACGACCGCAGCCAATGACACCCTGCTTATCCGCTTTATCGGTTATGTTACGCGCGAAGTTCCTATCAATGGTAACACGGAAATTTCTGTGGCCTTGCAAGCGTCTGCTGAAAATCTCGATGAAGTAGTAGTTGTAGGCTATGGCACGCAAAAGAGAAGTTCCGTCACTGCAGCCGTTTCTGCTGTGGAGGGCCAAGACATCGCCTTAAAACCGGTTGCTGATTTAAGCAATAGCTTGGGAGGAAGAGTACCCGGCGTTATTTTTACACAGAACAGCGGCGAGCCTGGAGCCGATATGTCCAGTCTCTTTATACGAGGGGTAAGTACCACGGGAAATACACAGCCTCTGGTGATTGTAGATGGTATTCCTCGCGATTTTTCACGACTGGATCCACATAGTATCGCCTCTATAAGCGTATTGAAAGATGCCGCAGCCGTAGCACCCTACGGCATGGCAGGCGCAAATGGGGTTGTTCTCGTGACAACAAAGCAAGGCCAAAAGGGTGCGCCCACATTATCTTATGATGCATATTTTGCCTGGCAAAATCCGACGGTACTAACCAAATTTGCTGATGCTTACCAATATGCGACCTTGTTTAACATGGCCAATGACAATGTAGGACAACCCCACCGCTTCTCTAGTTATGACCTGCAGATGTACCGTGAAGGTTCAGATCCTATACGCTACCCTGATCATAATGTCTTAAGGGAATTAATTACACCGAATTCGCCGATGACCAATCACCACTTACAACTCACAGGTGGCGCAGAAAAAGTGAATTACTACGTGGGACTGAATTATCTATATCAAGGCGGTATGTGGGAAACTACTAATATGCATCAATATAACCTGATTTCAAAAATAGACGCGCAGGCCACGCCTACTACCAAAATTAACCTTTCGATCAATGGAAGAATAGAACAGAACAATTATCCTGGTGTGGAATCTACCGGAGCAGGCAATATTTTCTCACAGGCCTTTAGGACGCCGCCTATCGCGCCCTTGGTGTATCCCGGCGGCTTGGCGGGGGAGTATGAAGGACGCACGGTTTACGGTGCTATATTTAATAGCGGTTTCCGCAAATTCCGCGATTATGTTTTACTCAACCAGCTAACCATTGAACAACAATTACCCTTTATACCAGGTCTAAGTATCAAAGGGGTAGTCGCTTATGACCTGAGTCCAACACTTAACAAGATATGGAGAACGCCTATGCCTTATTATACGGTAGACACGACGCAGACACCTTACGAATACCGAGAGGCGGGAAATGATGGCCCTGCGAAGCCCATCTATAGTCAAGATTATGCAGAGGAACACGCTTTTACTTATCAAGGCCATTTGAACTATCAAAACACTTTTGGCAAGCATGACCTTAGCGGTTTAATGGTCTTTGAAGTGCGCAATACCCGAACCTCTATGTTTGCTGCTTCCAGAAACAACTATAACATCAATATTCCGGAACTGGATGCCGGTAGTTCAGATCCAACGGATATGTCTAACAGTGGCAGCTCTTTGGAAGCTAAACAACGGTCTTTTATATATCGCCTGAGCTATAACTACGATAATCGGTATTTATTGGAAACGTCTGGCAGGTATGATGGCAATTACTACTTCGCCCCCGGGCATCGTTTTGGTTTTTTCCCCTCGGCTTCGATAGGTTGGCGGATTTCTGAAGAAGCTTTCTTTAAAAGAGGCCTACCATGGATAAGCGATCTAAAACTCCGGGGATCTTATGGTGAATCGGGAGCTTTGGCCGGATCTCCGTTCCAATACCTCAGTGCTTATACCTTATATGGAAACTCGGCTGTTATTAACGGTATTCCTACTCAAGGTATCTATGAAACCATTGAGCCTAATCCGATGATTACATGGGAAAGAGCACAAAAAACAAATATTGGTTTTGATGCCGCTTTTCTAAACAACCAACTGACATTTACTGCAGAATATTTTTACGAGCGAAGAAACAATATGCTGCTCCCTCCGCAAGTGACCGTTCCCTTTGAATACGGCATCAGCATAGCGCAGGTAAATGAGGGTAAAATGAAAAATAACGGCGTGGAGCTGAGCATTGGTGGTATGCATACTTTTAAAAATGATCTACACATCTCTATCCAAGCTAATTTCACGTATGCAAAAAATGAATTAGTGCAGGTCTTTGAAACCTCTACAACCTTTAACAACCCCGGCCGCCGGGTTACCGGTAGGCCGTTAGGCACCAAGTTTGGCTATCAGGCACTCGGTTATTTCCAAGTGGAAGAAGACCTGAATGGAAATAATGTGATTGATCCGGATGAATATCCGGTCAGGCAGCCTTGGGGGCCGGTCCATCCCGGTGACCTAAAATACCAGGACACCAACGGCGACGGGCAAATTGATGAGCACGATATGGTGCCAATCGGTTATCCCGACGTGCCACAGATTATCTATGGCTTTTCGCCAAATATACGCTATAAAGGGTTTGATTTATCGTTATTGTTCCAAGGGGCAGCAAACCGCGATTTCTGGATTGGCGATGTAGGTGCCTGGCCTTTTACAAACGGTGCTTCTGTACCGGTCACCGCATTGGATGTCTGGACACCCGAAAACCCACATGCAACCAACCCCCGTGTCACTCCCCAACCCACCACAAATAATACACAATATTCGTCGTGGTGGCTGCAAAATGCCAGTTACCTACGCTTAAAAACAGGTGAGCTGGGATACACCTTCTCCAGTGAACAGTTGAAATCCCTGAAAATGCAATCCGCCAGAATTTACTTAAGCGGTCAAAATATATTGACCTGGAGTAAATTGAAGAATTTTGATCCGGAGATCAGTGATAGTTTCGGTATGTTTTATCCACAGCAACGGGTGCTCTCCTTAGGTGTTAACATTAAATTTTAA
- a CDS encoding ROK family protein produces MNIVGIDLGGTRIKVGLLSDGKLKALRITETKNNKELRHLLPLLEIQITEMKQETQLNDVPFLSLAFPGLVDTDENRIIGTSSKYEDAPSLGLLEWAKTSLGMSLKLENDARMACLGEWYYGAGMKCSNMVMTTLGTGIGTAVILDNVILRGKHFQAGILGGHFIIDYKNERHRCSCGRFGCVEATASNWTIEKLVKAHPLFERSMLQKSDKLNMQTLFQLSKEGDELARLLGNQCLDAWAAGIVNLIHAYDPEIVIIGGGMMHVKELVVPYLQSIIAARAWCPWGGPEIRTAHFPDTAALMGAPLLFKANANTCLP; encoded by the coding sequence ATGAATATTGTCGGCATAGATCTAGGGGGCACACGCATTAAAGTTGGTCTGCTATCGGATGGAAAATTAAAGGCCTTACGGATTACAGAAACCAAAAATAACAAGGAGTTGCGTCATCTACTCCCGCTATTGGAAATACAGATCACCGAAATGAAGCAAGAAACACAGCTAAATGATGTTCCTTTTCTAAGCTTGGCTTTCCCCGGCTTGGTAGACACCGATGAAAACCGCATCATAGGCACGAGCTCAAAATACGAGGATGCACCTTCCCTCGGTCTGTTGGAATGGGCCAAGACATCACTAGGTATGTCTCTGAAGCTGGAGAACGATGCCCGTATGGCTTGTTTGGGAGAGTGGTATTATGGTGCAGGCATGAAATGCAGCAACATGGTAATGACGACTTTGGGGACAGGCATAGGAACCGCAGTTATCCTCGACAATGTAATCTTGCGTGGGAAACATTTCCAAGCCGGGATTTTGGGAGGGCACTTTATCATCGATTATAAAAATGAAAGGCACCGATGCAGCTGCGGCAGGTTTGGCTGTGTGGAGGCTACTGCTTCCAACTGGACTATTGAAAAACTGGTGAAAGCACACCCCTTATTTGAGAGAAGTATGCTACAAAAATCCGACAAGTTGAATATGCAAACGCTCTTTCAGCTTAGTAAGGAAGGAGATGAGCTGGCTCGTTTGCTGGGCAATCAATGTCTGGATGCCTGGGCTGCAGGTATCGTTAATCTCATCCACGCCTATGATCCGGAAATCGTCATCATTGGTGGTGGTATGATGCATGTAAAAGAACTGGTAGTACCCTATTTACAATCGATTATAGCAGCCAGAGCCTGGTGCCCCTGGGGAGGACCTGAAATACGTACGGCCCATTTTCCTGATACAGCTGCGCTCATGGGTGCACCCTTATTATTTAAAGCGAATGCAAACACTTGCCTCCCATAA